TTAtgtatataacattttgggggtattcataaaaatttgtattaaaaatattacctggaatattttttgtcttaTCTATTGTATCATCAACcacattttcaaaatacGATAATTTAACACTCTGGaaaagttgaaaaaaaaagtaaaggGAAAAGATACTTATTTAGTTCAAATATGGTATTGCTTGTACCGATAATTTGTCAATGCTTAATGATTGTGCtgcatttgttttttaccTGTGCTAATGCGTATGAATAACTTAacttttcaaatatattttttgtataaatatatataatatcattctttattttaaagGAATTTCTATCTATATCTTTTTCGTGTTTATGGCTATCCCCATTATTTGGCACATTCATAATGTAAAACATGCTATCCATTTCAATGTTATTTTCTGCATAGGCCTCacttaaatatttcttcaAGTTCGCAATTAAGATCTTCAATTCGAAAGGCAACCATAAAATTTAAGTAATTAAACAGGTGTACTAAGCATATATAAGCTAATTTGTCAATACTCATCAATATagttcaaataaatataaacatgaGCACACAGTTTTTTACGCACATTCTTGTTACCTCCTTCTCTTTTATGGTGAAGTCCCAAAGAACGATACAACCAAAgcgaaacaaaaaaaatgtctttttttgttcGAAGGCTGAACAGAATATTACTTCactatatactttttttattctgaAAAGGggatataattttttttttaatgtatacatatatatgcattcttatatttttaagatAGAATATTgccataaatatatgaacatctttttatgtattatcTCCCATTTTACCTGATAAAATCTTTGCTTATATTGTGTGCTTTAAGATCCTTTATAAATCGGGAAAAGTGCtgtgtaataataaaacgaattaaaaatatttttgctaTATAAAAccgaaataaattaatttgcaaatatttttatctgttcatatattacaaaatCTGTTCCTAGACAACATGCTATTACAACTCCTGTTGGTTCTCCATCCTtttaaaaggaaaaaaaagtaggcatattaataaatatgtgcaaaaagaatatttttgtgtgtACTTTATTCGGGGCACATATGCTTaccttattttttgttatatcaAATTCGTTTTCTATTTCACTAGTTAATTCCAGTTTctaccaaaaaaaaaataagcacaattaattatttggCTAGCTCCAAATTATGTACatatcaattttattctatgcatttttctttttccatatttgaaatatattccTTACAATGTCTATTAAATTGTTCTTATCTAGAATATTCTATAAACAACAagataatacaaaaaaaaatatatatacaatataggaaataaaaaaggtttTGATAAAACTCATGTTCTGAATTGAATAGACATAAGCTATGAAACATTTACAGAGTGTcttattttacaaattgttgttattattattattactaagTTATGTTTGAATCTTCGATTTTCTTTTtggaaatattttgaagaTAGCGTATTttcctaaaaaaaatatacatgttttttttcaaatttcaaattaaaattaataagaaAACAACACAACTGTGTGTGTccatatgtatgtataatctaattacatttttggaagatggatatatttttttatttgtaactAATTTCtgattttcattttcttcatcgtctttttttaattgatcTTTAAAaagcatatacatattaacacaacataatatacattaaaATTGGTAAAGCAATACTACTATATGATAAGTAAGTAAATATACTTGTATAGTCGTGTAGAAATAAAGAAGGAGGTACTACTTAAAATATCTTATAcagtttaaataataataaatacatattgtaattattttcttatatattcaacatacaaacatattaatgtggacgtatatattatatttattccgctaaattaaaataggtattatataaagcaaagtatatataatttttatgaaatatataattacatgttattatatttttatttattttatattattttttcaattgtgtttattcaaataaatatacattaaaaatataatcaattttgagaattttttttatgataagtcccatataatatatatatctaaaaACACATTTCtcaacaattttattttgtagaATGTGATCAATCATTTCTTTAAAAAgtgctaaaaaaaaatgggcaaaaaaatgaagaaaaaaatgaagaaaaaaatgaagaaaaaaaatggggGGAAAATAACTCCGATTAAAGAATAGTATAACTTCTTAATCGAACCAAAATTGTACCTTTCTTcaattttacttttttccatctttgtaatttttcaaaataattttccatataACTTCCCAAATACAACATACATTGTAGGTTTTAGTTATTccctttatttattacgctcattttatttacatccATTTTTCTTGCACACTATGTATAAGACAACATCCATTGGGACGCTGAATTGGTTTACTGCCCATCTCATTTTGTAATACATTCACGTGTTATTACCCATATTCACATTTTATGCATTGTCTAGATAAACAGTACATACATAGACTAAGGtcacgaaaaaaatatgatcaatacataataataaagatgtGGTATACGAATTTATTTATCTCATTacacaaaatgaataacgaaaaaaatgtagataaaacaaatgaagGGCTCGAAAAATATCCTCTATCGCTTTGTTGTATGTATTTCACCATGATAgtagataaaaaatatgttatcaTTTTATAAGAACAACATATAGCTACCTTATAGTGTTACAAATTTGTGGTCATTTTCTCCATGGTTTCTGCACACAAGAAACATTCCaacataattttgttctgtatttttagatatacttacattatttttttgtttatgtattttactAATACAATGTTTAACTCCTCCATCACATGTAGACATATTAAATCCATCTACTAAATCTTTTctaaatgaaaaagtaaaaccaagaaaaatatcatcatattcatttttgtatatatctGAACAAGCCCCTTGAACATTTGAAACTACATCATCTTTATCGATGTATATGAGTTGCAACGAATTTATACCTTGATAAAATGATGGAATACAAAATCcccaaattaaataatcggtattatttttcattttctcaATAgtacatttattattatcaccTATAGAACAtggctttatttttattttgtctaaatttttatcttgatctaattttattttaaatgctAATCctaatttatttccattgGGGCATGCTATCTCTAATGATTTACCATCAGAAGGtccattatcattttttttataaatcgtttcaaattttataaaattatattttacacaATATATCCATCCAAAAGTTATAATAtctgaatttttatttacataagAGCAGGATGTGTCATATTCCCCTTTATTATAACATGGGTGTATTTTTATCCTATTTTCTAAAactttcttttcttttttttgtttatttgttAATTCTATAGATTtatcaaatgaaaatataaatccaGTACTTTTAGTATACCCATCAGGGCAagttaaaattaaagatcCTTTCCCATATCCTGTTATTTGTTTTCCATCAAGTAATATATCAGCTATATTTTgggaataataataattttcttgATTCATACCaaataaattgttataatataataatgcattattatatgattcctttttttcaatatgcataaatgaactcaatgaaaataaatcaagATATATAGGTgctatatttgtatatatagaatTTTTCCATTGTTCATAAGTTAGTTGTTTCCAatcatcatttaaattgttgCCCCCTTTTATatctaaatttattttgtttgaaTTTGAATTATCATATTTGTTCAATAcatcatttgtttttttttctaaatcgtcataatttttttctgctTTCTCAGcttgcatattattatgttggCTACCATTTTCAGTTTTTAGTATATTTTGCAAAAGTAATCGATCTTTAAATACATTCAAATatctattattttcaatggaatatttataattatatatttttaattcttcaaATTTTTGTATTGGTACTTCTAACGTGTTAATAGTTTTCCCACCAAAGTGAGCTGACACAATAACATGTGTTCCATATTTTCTGAAAAAAGTGATCCATGgcttaatatattttatacattgTTCATTCTTGgaattatacatatataccaACTTTGAACAAGTTTTTTCAGCAACACTTTTAGACAAAATAGGTAATTTTTCAGTGtctaataaaaaatcggaatttatatttttaatagattcttttaaattataagtTGCATAACTATATAAACATGTATTTTCTGCAacgatatattttttcttttttatttctaaatCGGTAAAATATCCTTTATATGGTATAGAGGCTGAAAAAGGATTAATATTTCTATTCAAATCATctatgtttatattattcaatgctatatatgcaacatcatttatatcttcgataaatttaaaatattcctCTTTATGACaaacattttcattaatatagtctatattattttttgtgtcaAATATTTCTTCTTTAAAACCTATATCTTCATTAAGTTCGTTATTTGGTAATGGCCACCCAAACATTATATCATATCCCTTTCctatgtatttattatatatttcattattgaATAGGAACTCTTCTTTGGTTTCATCATTGTGATCATAGCACATACCAAAACCAACCACAAAGAAGCCCAAAATAAGTACATGTCTTATTTTGggaaatttaatttttaaattaataaccATTTTAAAAACGTTACTGATACATTtgtattcaaaaaataaaataaaaaaatatcactaaaaatggataattaaattattccTATAAAGTtgtgatattttttattagaatattttgtattattgaaaaggatataaaattatatacttataattagccatgcatattatttttatttttttttaaacaaaaaaaaggagAAATTTTGCACACACAAATTGCAGAAAAGCCCTACATTCAGGTAAACACTGACTAAAATATAGCTAgtcacaaaaaatattatgtcctgttaataaaaaacaggGGTATTTCATACAACTAGacacaaattattatgtcttgttaataaaaaattgacatattttatacaacTAGCCAAATAAAGAGACAATAATTTCGAAAGATTAAATTAAACTTTTAATATGAGGGCATTAACCAATCATTGTTTATTCTTTtccatatttaaataattttttagttttcACCGTTTAGTCTGCATTTTTGGAAATTTATAAGCAAGCACCTATGTGTGCCCCTCCAAAGTAAgtagtatataaatatatcattactttacaatataataaattaaaaaaattaaattgcCTTGATAAGACATTTGGAGTGAATATCCCCCTTGTTAATTGGTTTTCCACACTGTAGGTTACAAATTGCATGAACAAATTAaccacaaaaaaattaaaaaaataaacaaaattaaaaaaattacaaacaCAAAACAACACAACGATTACAACTATGcgatatgaaaaaatgaacgCATTATGATGTTggtttttcattatattctaAGAAAGttagtaaatatttttttttctcatcCAAAGTCATTTTTCtccataaataaaatggaacTAAATGGACAGTAGAAAAGAACAGTTTAAAATATCCCAACTGTATTTGTGCTAATTTAGTCAAAGATTTTTcttcaaaaaattttggGTCGTCAACTGAATTAAAACTGATTTTCAGCTCATCAACCGAtgtgtaataataattttgtgtTGCGAATAAAATAGCTATTTTCTTTTgtgttttaatattttttacatatatataatcggtatataaaaaatttgaatttcTTTCACCAtgctttttattaataaatttaaatttataattattatgctttaaactttttaacatttcat
This sequence is a window from Plasmodium chabaudi chabaudi strain AS genome assembly, chromosome: 7. Protein-coding genes within it:
- a CDS encoding perforin-like protein 4, with the translated sequence MVINLKIKFPKIRHVLILGFFVVGFGMCYDHNDETKEEFLFNNEIYNKYIGKGYDIMFGWPLPNNELNEDIGFKEEIFDTKNNIDYINENVCHKEEYFKFIEDINDVAYIALNNINIDDLNRNINPFSASIPYKGYFTDLEIKKKKYIVAENTCLYSYATYNLKESIKNINSDFLLDTEKLPILSKSVAEKTCSKLVYMYNSKNEQCIKYIKPWITFFRKYGTHVIVSAHFGGKTINTLEVPIQKFEELKIYNYKYSIENNRYLNVFKDRLLLQNILKTENGSQHNNMQAEKAEKNYDDLEKKTNDVLNKYDNSNSNKINLDIKGGNNLNDDWKQLTYEQWKNSIYTNIAPIYLDLFSLSSFMHIEKKESYNNALLYYNNLFGMNQENYYYSQNIADILLDGKQITGYGKGSLILTCPDGYTKSTGFIFSFDKSIELTNKQKKEKKVLENRIKIHPCYNKGEYDTSCSYVNKNSDIITFGWIYCVKYNFIKFETIYKKNDNGPSDGKSLEIACPNGNKLGLAFKIKLDQDKNLDKIKIKPCSIGDNNKCTIEKMKNNTDYLIWGFCIPSFYQGINSLQLIYIDKDDVVSNVQGACSDIYKNEYDDIFLGFTFSFRKDLVDGFNMSTCDGGVKHCISKIHKQKNNVSISKNTEQNYVGMFLVCRNHGENDHKFVTL